In the Plasmodium yoelii strain 17X genome assembly, chromosome: 3 genome, one interval contains:
- a CDS encoding adenylosuccinate lyase, putative, producing MENLKNISPIDGRYKNSCKEISEYFSEYALIKYRIYVEIQWLIFLNDKEFFFKKLSAESIDKLHKIADINDEDALRLKEIEKETNHDVKAVEYFIKEKISQSNNELDNIKEYVHYLCTSEDINNIAYGICIKLCLHNIIIPHIEQIMNRLKELASEYSHVAILSRTHGQPASATTFGKEMANYFDRLKRHISTLKNIKIYGKFNGAVGNFNAHKIANNNIDWISNIKYFVEKYFNINYSLYCTQIQDHDYICEISDALGRINSTLLDLSIDIWLYISNNLLKLKNIKNEIGSSTMPHKINPIDFENAEGNLHLANALFKAFSAKLSISRLQRDLSDSTVLRNIGTSYAYSLISYKSILKGLGKIDINEKAAYQELNNNWSTLAEPVQIVLKNYNFPNAYEELKNFTRGKNVDKELMQQYIKTKSEFIPPNSISQLLNLSPNTYIGYADYLATNVDKIELDKKHEMSDTSKKTP from the coding sequence ATGGAAAACTTAAAAAACATTTCTCCAATTGATGGGAGATACAAAAATAGTTGTAAAGAGATTTCCGAATATTTCTCAGAATATgcattaataaaatataggaTATATGTTGAAATACAATggcttatttttttgaatgataaagaatttttttttaaaaagttaAGTGCAGAATCAATTGACAAATTACACAAAATAGCAGATATAAATGATGAAGATGCATTAAGATTAAAAGAAATTGAAAAAGAAACAAATCATGATGTTAAGGCAGtagaatattttattaaagaaaaaataagtCAAAGTAATAATGAacttgataatataaaagaataTGTACATTATTTATGTACTAGTGaggatataaataatatagcATATggtatatgtataaaattatgtttacataatataataatacctCATATAGAACAAATAATGAATCGATTAAAAGAGTTAGCATCTGAATATAGTCATGTTGCTATATTATCTAGAACCCATGGTCAACCTGCATCTGCAACAACCTTTGGAAAAGAAATGGCTAACTATTTTGATAGATTAAAAAGACATATATctacattaaaaaatataaaaatatatggaaaaTTTAATGGTGCAGTTGGAAATTTCAATGCTCATAAAATagctaataataatattgattggattagtaatataaaatattttgtagaaaaatattttaacattAATTATAGTTTATATTGTACACAAATACAAGATCATGATTATATTTGTGAAATTTCAGATGCATTAGGAAGAATTAATTCGACACTTTTAGATTTATCAATAGATATAtggttatatatatcaaataatttattaaaattaaaaaatataaaaaatgaaattggAAGTAGTACTATGCctcataaaataaatccaATTGATTTTGAAAATGCTGAAGGAAATTTACATCTAGCTAATGCACTTTTTAAAGCATTCAGTGCAAAATTATCTATAAGTAGATTACAAAGAGATTTATCTGATTCAACAGTTTTACGAAATATTGGAACTTCATATGCATATTCTCTTATTTCATACAAATCTATTTTAAAAGGTTTAGGAAAAAttgatataaatgaaaaagcAGCATATCAAGAATTAAACAATAATTGGAGTACTTTAGCTGAACCCGTTCAaattgtcttaaaaaattataattttccaaaTGCTTatgaagaattaaaaaactTTACACGTGGAAAAAATGTTGATAAAGAACTAATGCaacaatatattaaaacaaaatcaGAATTTATACCTCCAAATTCTATAAGTCAATTATTAAATCTTAGTcctaatacatatataggATATGCCGATTATTTGGCTACTAATGTTGATAAAATAGAATTGGATAAGAAACATGAAATGAGCGATACCTCCAAAAAAACACCATAA